The sequence GGATAAGGTATACTATAATAACGAATCGGGTGACTATCTCAAAGAATCTGATCGCTTAGATGGATACGATCCATACTCTAATTCAAAAAGTTGTTCAGAATTGGTTACGGGCTGTTACAGGAGGTGTTTTTTCAAAGATATCAAATGCTCTCTTGTTACTGCAAGGGCAGGTAATGTGATAGGCGGTGGCGATTTTGCAGTTAACAGGATTATTCCTGATTGCATTAAATACACAATGAACAAAGAATCAATTGTAATTAGGAATCCTAATTCTACACGTCCATACCAGCATGTTTTGGAGCCATTATTTGCTTATCTATTGATAATCTCAGCGCAATTGCGCGGAATTCCACTGTCAGATTCGTATAATATTGGTCCAGACTACAACGGATGCGTTACCTCTGGAGAATTAGCGACATTGTTTTGTAATCATTGGGGCCCTGGTGCTTCGTGGACCAGCCAGAATGGTACCGGACCACACGAGGCCAACTATCTGCGCCTCGACACCGATTTAATCAAATCTGATTTCTTGATTAAACATTGTCTCACT comes from Methanomassiliicoccaceae archaeon and encodes:
- the rfbG gene encoding CDP-glucose 4,6-dehydratase — encoded protein: MSTTNKILPDFSVLKGKKILITGHTGFKGSWMCMILQTMGVSVYGYALEPPTNPNMFDILELRKSVNSEIGDIRDIEHLNSYVNQVKPDVIIHMAAQPIVLMGYKQPRETYEINVLGTVNVLEVARNCSSVKAVLNVTTDKVYYNNESGDYLKESDRLDGYDPYSNSKSCSELVTGCYRRCFFKDIKCSLVTARAGNVIGGGDFAVNRIIPDCIKYTMNKESIVIRNPNSTRPYQHVLEPLFAYLLIISAQLRGIPLSDSYNIGPDYNGCVTSGELATLFCNHWGPGASWTSQNGTGPHEANYLRLDTDLIKSDFLIKHCLTIDDAIRLTVEWTKSAINEEDIVKTTKSQIKYYFGLFKES